From Nicotiana tabacum cultivar K326 chromosome 22, ASM71507v2, whole genome shotgun sequence, one genomic window encodes:
- the LOC142176103 gene encoding uncharacterized protein LOC142176103, protein MGDKVWWPKEMRSNPNRRNPNLLCEFYNDHGHKTADCRLLQGEVDHPLKQGYITKLFSEKGSFVNIILLRVLNEMQAEDKLVPKAHTLSGFDNSSVVTKGELTLTTFAEGVVKDTKFQVVEMEMAYNMILRRPWIHEMDVVLSTLHQVVKFPSSWGIRQICGDQHTFRSINSVADSNTRNEEK, encoded by the exons ATGGGTGATAAGGTGTggtggccaaaagaaatgagatcaaatccaaacaGGCGTAATCCTAATCTATTGTGCGAATTTTACAACGATCATGGTCATAAAACGGCAGATTGTAGATTGCTACAGGGTGAAGTTGACCATCCATTAAAGCAAGGGTATATCACCAaattatttagtgagaaag gtagtttcgTGAACATTATTCTGCTAAGAGTACTAAacgagatgcaagctgaagataaactagtaccaaaggcgcatactttgTCTGGATTCGACAATTCAAGCGTTGTGACAAAAGGGGAGCTAACACTTACTACATTCGCAGAAGGGGTTGTCAAAGATACGAAATTTCAGGTGGTAGAGATggaaatggcttacaatatgattctccggagaccatggatccacgagatGGACGTCGTTCTATCTACCTTACATCAAGTTGTTAAATTTCCATCATCATGGGGAATACGTCAAATATGTGGGGATCAACATACATTCAGAAGCATCAACTCTGTAGCAGATTCAAATACGAGAAACGAAGAAAAATAG